From a single Eretmochelys imbricata isolate rEreImb1 chromosome 13, rEreImb1.hap1, whole genome shotgun sequence genomic region:
- the LOC144273202 gene encoding olfactory receptor 1M1-like codes for MEKAEGRNETLIMEFILLGFGNAPELQTLLFLLFLVIYIVTMVRNILIIILVVADQHLHTPMYFFLGNLACLEICYTSTILPRLLASLLTGDGTISVKCYLVQTYFFAIIATTENLLLAAVSYDRYLAICNPLCYAALMNGRVCFQLVAGSWVYSFLVNGTLNYFLFPLTFCGSKEIDHFFCDFSPMIKLSCGDTQTLQLATFTVSTIGTLVPLLLTLTSYIYIITAILRIPSTTGRQKAFSTCSSHLTVVTILYMSMITVYVFPTSNTPKVLHKIFSLFYAVLTPMINPVIYSLRNKEVKESLRKTILKQVAFRNRHRSLKEKI; via the coding sequence ATGGAGAAAGCGGAAGGAAGAAATGAAACCCTGATCATGGAATTCATCCTCTTAGGATTTGGGAATGCCCCCGAACTGCAGACCCTTCTCTTTCTGCTGTTTCTAGTGATCTACATTGTGACTATGGTCAGGAACATCCTCATCATTATCctagttgtggctgatcagcaccttcacactcccatgtacttcttcctggggaacttggcctgcttggagatctgctacacctccaccatcctgcccaggctgctggccagtctcctgactggggatgGAACCATTTCTGTTAAGTGCTACCTTGTGCAAACATATTTTTTTGCTATCATAGCAACGACAGAAAATCTGCTGCTCGCAGCAGTGTCTTACGATCGGTATTTAGCAATATGCAATCCACTCTGCTATGCTGCTCTGATGAATGGCAGGGTTTGTTTCCAGCTAGTGGCAGGGTCCTGGGTATATAGTTTTCTGGTCAATGGCACACTAAATTATTTCTTGTTCCCATTAACATTCTGTGGTTCCAAagaaattgaccatttcttttgtgatttttcaCCCATGATAAAGCTGTCTTGTGGTGACACCCAGACTCTGCAACTGGCGACATTTACTGTCTCTACCATTGGGACACTTGTGCCTTTGCTACTGACCCTGACATCCTACATTTATATCATCACCGCCAttctgagaatcccttccaccacagggagacaaaaggccttttccacctgctcctcccacctcactgtggTGACAATTTTATACATGAGCATGATTACTGTCTATGTGTTTCCAACAAGCAACACTCCCAAGGTCCTAcacaaaatattctctctcttctaCGCAGTCCTGACTCCCATGATCAACCCTgttatctacagcctgagaaacaaggaggTCAAAGAGTCCCTGAGAAAAACTATTCTGAAACAGGTTGCTTTCAGAAACAGACATAGAAGCTTAAAGGAAAAAATTTAG